Below is a genomic region from Helianthus annuus cultivar XRQ/B chromosome 2, HanXRQr2.0-SUNRISE, whole genome shotgun sequence.
attataCGACTAGATACATGAACTCTTACCAACCCCCTACCCCACCAATATAGCCTCCTCCAATGACCCTTTTCAATTCCACTTGTTATATAAACTCAACTAAGATCATATAATTTTCTCCATCAACAACCAAAACTAGCAATGGATCAATACAAAGGTTCAGATGTTGACAAATACAGATGCTTCATGAGTGGTGAAGGTGAGAAGAACACCACATGGAAGTTGGGTGTACCCCCTAACTTTGATGTAGTCAACAAACTCTTTGAAGAAGGCAGGACCAAGGTATTGAATTATTACCCTTGTACCTTTTCTTAGTTCTTGTCTGAATAATGAGTATCATTGCTAGTCTTGTATCAAGACCAAGGTTcgttttttctgatttttttcgCTTGTAATGTTGTTTTCGATGTATTATGCCAGCTTCTTGTTGGTTTTTTCGTTTGAATAAGCTTGttttgttggtcgttcaaaaaaaaaagttcttGTCTGAATAATGAGTATCATTGCTAGTCTTGTATCGAGACCATGGCCTTAAAAGTTTGTACTTTGTACCAACTAAtttcatttaaaaaatatatataaatagcaAATTTTACTTAATAAAAAtaatgttttgacttttgaccaAACTTGATTAAAATGGCcatggattttttttttctttcatgtAATCATCAATTTGACTGTTACAAACACTTTTTTATATAGCATGGAAGTTAAACCGGTCACAACTTTAACACATGACACTTGATGCAAAACTTGCATCTATTGGGACAGAAAAAAGATTTTGTGTCGATTAATAATTTAATAGTCCTAAAAGACTTTTGCAAAATATGTACAAAATTTCATAAACTTGAGACACATGGCCTTTTTTTAGATCTAACCATCTCTAATATCAaatccaacaaaaaaaaaacatcatagTTTCGGTGAAATAGTTATTATCTTAATTTTCGCTTATATAAAATTAtgtatgttctttgttctttAGACAACTGATAGTTTGTAATTTGGATGTGGTAAGATATGGCGCACAGGTTCATTGGAAGAACAAGTTCAAAATCTGGTGAAAACATGGGAAATGGAAATCTTTCACAAAATGAAGCCTCAAGATTTTAAAACAGTTGATGTCACAAAGTTAACTGTTTCTGTTAACGGTAAACTCAAGAAAAACTTCACGAGGTCTTGTTGTTTATAAGATCAACCATTGATATCCATAATTTCCAGGTCGGAAACCTTTGACACCGGAAGGTGTAGCTAGAATAGGCGGAGGGTACAATATGTTTCTTCAAACTTCGTTGCCGCAGAATTTACGAATGTATGATCCTAGTGAGGAAACCGTCGATACGGCTCACAGACTCTTCACCACCACATTTCCTAGAGGTTTCGCAGTAGAGATTCTCCAGGTTTATTCCGGTCCTCCGGTGATCGTGTATAAGTTTAGGCATTGGGGTTACATGGAAGGACCGTTCAAAGGCCACCCACCCACCGGTGAATTGGTAGAAATGTTCGGTGTATCTACAATGGAGGTTAGAATACAAATTTACGACCTTTTTTTACCCTAATTTAtttgaacttttttttttttttgtagggaAATGATTCTAAGTAATTAGATTTAATAAATGTTTAAAAAATTGACTtggtaaatttcaattatattttAGACTCAGGGTgaagatacaataggaagttaatttggctaggaaggctaggaagtgatcttgaccatccattaagttaatcaagggctaagattaaatcagggaaaattgaaaggaagaaaagaggcgcgtgagtttgttcaagggcattctagtcaatccaagtcAAAAGTTTccctctcctccaattccccccattttttaaacgttaataactctttcatacaacattatttttttataaaaattgcaccaaaaaaacgagcgttttttatctttaaaatgagtatactattgctatatttaaaaaaaaaatattttaaaacccagttgcgtaaaacgcaatagaaaaaccaccagttacgtaaaacgcaatgaaaaaaaccctaaaaatgacatttttttaaaacgcaatgcacaaaaaacacaaagaatgacttatttgtaaaacgcaatggccagaaaacacaaagaaatgccttatttgtaaaacgcaatggccagaaaacacataaaaatgtgttttacctaaaacgcaatgcaccaaaaacacataaaaaggtgttttacctaaaacgcaatgcacaaaaaacacaaagaaatgtcttatttgtaaaacgcaatggccagaaaacacttaaaatgactcattctaaaacgcaatggactgaaaacacctaaaaaatgtgttttacctaaaacgcaatgactaaaaacacttaaaaatgtgttttttttttctaaaacgcaatagctagAAACCACATataactctcttatttctaaaacgcagtggacacataaaactgtctgtcactgtgaactgtctgaattgtctacgaattactgtcttcgaaatgagccaatttctggaaaattaatttttctgatgcgtttttagtacatcAATTTAAGCGAAAAAATTTTTTCCGACCTGACctggggctctgccccttggaccccgccaggggctgccgcccctgggaccccgctaccaggggctgccacccccggacccccgccaagatcgtaaaacgcaatgattaAATAAAAAACCCatatcgtgaaaatgaaattaaagaatttcttacatggatcgaagccgatttcttcatcaattgaagaaaaattgaatgatagaaacacttatcaacgctcgaatcaaacgaatcgagtgattatctccaaaatcaccggaaaaaacgagatttttttatgaaattaaactgggttttcttcaaaaaaagctgaagaacacgttgatcgggttttgaatcattgattggtgatgaaaaccgcactataatgtagtgattgttgagatagaaagtgaagaaatggttgaagatggtgggttttgaaaatggtgggttttgaagttactgggttttgaaaaaggaagaagaaggagttggattgactaaaatactctttttctttattttaaatgttgccacatgtcataattctATGGCTTCCtctccttcctagccaaaattaactttctatttgatctttTTCCTTTATACTCATAGGTTTATTTACTTTTTGGGACATAAATTGTATCtgtatttttaatatatagataaacaCTTATATTTGTACATTTATTTAGTAATAATTCAAAAAATctgaattttataaaattttggcATTGGTAAAAATACATTTTTAAAGATTGTAATAATTTAAGATTTAATTTGTAACTCTAAACATTATTCACGTCAATTTATTAGTTTACAAAATCTTAAATACTTATACAATGTAGttattataacatattaaactacTAAAAATGTATAAGTGCTTTAACAttataaaatttttaaatttgatttatgtatttattaaatTTCTTTATGAACATGTATATTatgattttaatatatatatatatatatatatatatatatatatactacaaaatattttcatataaaacatttattcaacccgtgtaatacatgagtttctaacttagttaatatAATATGTGACGACTaatttttattttggttttattttttaaataaaggtGTGAACatttttt
It encodes:
- the LOC110926938 gene encoding pathogen-related protein, with the protein product MDQYKGSDVDKYRCFMSGEGEKNTTWKLGVPPNFDVVNKLFEEGRTKIWRTGSLEEQVQNLVKTWEMEIFHKMKPQDFKTVDVTKLTVSVNGRKPLTPEGVARIGGGYNMFLQTSLPQNLRMYDPSEETVDTAHRLFTTTFPRGFAVEILQVYSGPPVIVYKFRHWGYMEGPFKGHPPTGELVEMFGVSTMELDENFKIVKVEFFYDRGELLANLMKGAGATAGDSTTGGESSACPFS